Part of the Maridesulfovibrio ferrireducens genome, TGAGGTTGTGCAGGACTGGATCAAACAACATCCCGGCTGGGAAAAGTTAATAGGCAGTTCCACTGTCAGTGCCGAGTATGTCCGTTCAAGAATGGGTTTTAAGTGGCAGATTTTTAAACTGGCTGCTCCTGAGAAAAACTCAGTCAAAAAAGGACTCAAAGAAGAAGTAAACAAACTTGGCGGAACTCTCTTTGATGAAATATCCAAAGTCGCAACAGATACATGGAATTGCTGCTATGCAGGAAAAGTTAAAGTAACACATAAAGCTCTTTCTCCATTGAGGTCCATCCATAAGAAACTGAACGGTCTCTCCTTCATTGATCCTAGAGTTCTTCCCATTACGGATCTTCTCCAAATCGCTTTTGATAAAGTTCCATCCCGTGGATTTATTCGTGGAGCTGATCTTCTCATGCTGCAAGGAGTTGTATCTCTACTCCGACAACCAACGTTGCTCATGGAACATGGCCAGAAGATTCTTGATGGAAACACTGCCGAAGATCTTCTTGAAGGATTAGTAGCAGTCCCTACCATTTCCAAGACTAAATCTGTCTCCGAAAGAATAACACTGAAATCAATCCCGCAGCCTGTGACTCAGCAGCAGATTAACAGTCATGGTTTGTGGTGATGCAGGAGTAATCCATGAATAAAAATAAACTGCTCATGAAATCGCTGCCATTGGTGGCAAGTGTGCTGGGTCAGAAATACGGAGTGAAAGTTCAAATTGGTGGAGATAAAGCCTTCACTGATGGAAAGGTCATTCAGATCCCGTCTATGCCGCTGGAATGTGATGAAATTTTGACCAATTTAGCAAGGTCTTATCTCGACCACGAAGCCGCTCATATCCGAGATACAAACTTTGAATGGCTCAAGATGGCGAAGCTTAATCCTCTTGAAATGCATATCTGGAATACGCTGGAAGACTGGCGAGTGGAAAATAAACTTGCTGAGATTTTTCCCGGCTGCCGACAGAACTTCCAGTGGTTGATCCGGCACCTATTTATTAATGATAGCGATCAACTTCAGGACGAACATCAAGATCCGGCTTCAGCAATTCTAAATTGCTTACTATTGATTGTCAGATCATGGGATGTACCGGATTTAGCTGATAAATGTGAGAGTACCGCTTCAATTGTCGAAAAGTATTACCCTGGCCTTCTCTCACAATGGGATTTTGTTTTGCAAAAGATACGTACAAAATGTGACTCAACTCAGGACTGTATTCTCTACACACGGGAAATAGTCTATCTGTTGAAAGAATACCTCAAGCAGAACTACAACGGCCATAAGCAGAAAAGCAGGAAGGCTAAGAGCTCTATTCAGGATCTGGAAAAACTGCTCAATTCCGACCCCGTAAATATGCCTAAAGGTCTCGGTGAAATATTGGAAGAACATCTGATTCATAATGTTCCAGAAAATGCGGATCAAGGTTTGCAGGTTGCCAAGGAGGGGTACAAAAGACTTACGGAGCTGGACACAACAGAACTTGAACAGACCCGTAGGGCCTCAACTGCTCTCAAGTCCCGATTACACGGAATCATTCAGGCTAAAACGATTAGTCATGACCGTATCGGCAGGATTGGTCGCTTAAGCACGGCTCACCTGCATCGTATAGCTGTTGGCAATCCCCGAATGTTTCATAGCAGACAAGAAAGTCAGGGCATCAGCACTGCGGTACACATCTTAATTGATTGCTCAGGGTCTATGCGTCGACGTATCGGATTGGCTTCGCAGGTCTGCCATACTGTAGTCAGTTCGCTTAATTCTATCAACGGTGTAAGCGTTGGAGTTAGTGCATTTCCAG contains:
- a CDS encoding DUF3150 domain-containing protein — translated: METKTRITVLNHILALNLDVNIWSARKKLTPADFGSTHLPPEELASLGSKRICNPGDLRVFGTLKSRAVNMLDRHGVRFLGGWGVPEKVADEIVKELVDIQKEFFAAKDDFLIRYDEVVQDWIKQHPGWEKLIGSSTVSAEYVRSRMGFKWQIFKLAAPEKNSVKKGLKEEVNKLGGTLFDEISKVATDTWNCCYAGKVKVTHKALSPLRSIHKKLNGLSFIDPRVLPITDLLQIAFDKVPSRGFIRGADLLMLQGVVSLLRQPTLLMEHGQKILDGNTAEDLLEGLVAVPTISKTKSVSERITLKSIPQPVTQQQINSHGLW